In the Oncorhynchus keta strain PuntledgeMale-10-30-2019 chromosome 14, Oket_V2, whole genome shotgun sequence genome, one interval contains:
- the LOC118393988 gene encoding caprin-1-like isoform X2, with protein MPSATVGHNAVQSSSPELGSGTQSEAMKQVLQVIDKKVRNMEKKKGKLDDYQAKKNKGERLNQDQLDALTKFQEVTNNLDFARELQKSFLSLGQEIQKAVKKSARREQLQREETEQRRLKTVLELQFLLDRLGDEQTRQDLKQPAAGSPLLTDYNLTALDSFYKLVGPERDHDVRLTDQYEEASLHLWELLEGRDQAVAGTTYKALKETLDKVLLSGYFDSAQTHQNGVCEKEEEEEEEEEEEEEEQQEQSVAHELSGGGEQPAAPEGIVTEEYTEAIEVEATEFVNRQFIPETTYSSTGIDQVEEWTAEVQVVNVLQHQPPPQMTPEPHTVNPVSHTPDPVVRKQVVQDLMAQMQGTYNFMQDSMLEFDGHALDPAIVLAQPMKPAQSVDLQQMVHSESRLAQPSSVPESTQVLMVSPTPDAYSSTAPLYQPSHTAEPRPQTDGIDHIQASMSLSSEQSPAPSSLPSAFPPVSTPHSGGINVNAAPFQSMQAVFNLNAPVPPTNEADGLKQFPSGYGQGFSSQAEHSVEEPDIQQDTLQSAVGGFHTQDQVMSSAAGHQVQGPGFGRQGQSFYNSRGAVSRGGPRNPRGMINGYRGSSNGFRGGYDGYRPPFSNTPNNGYGQQAQFSTAPRDYSNSTYQREGYQPGYKRGAAQGPRGCSRGRGGLFKPSRGMVTQLSGHQAN; from the exons AGGCCAAGAAGAATAAAGGAGAACGGTTGAACCAGGATCAGCTG GATGCCTTGACTAAGTTCCAGGAAGTGACCAACAACCTGGATTTTGCAAGGGAGTTGCAGAAGAGCTTCCTGTCTTTGGGGCAGGAG ATTCAGAAAGCAGTGAAGAAGTCTGCCCGGAGGGAGCAGCTTCAGCGGGAGGAGACGGAGCAGAGGCGTCTGAAGACTGTTCTGGAGCTGCAGTTCCTGCTTGACCGACTGGGCGATGAGCAGACGAGGCAGGACCTGAAACAGCCCGCTGCAGGCTCCCCCCTGCTCACCGACTATAACCTCACCGCACTGGACAGTTTCTACAAGCTCGTGGGCCCGGAACGGGACCATGACGTCAG GTTGACTGACCAGTATGAGGAGGCCTCCCTACACCTATGGGAACTGCTAGAGGGCAGAGACCAGGCTGTGGCAGGAACCACAT ACAAGGCACTGAAGGAGACCCTGGACAAGGTGCTGCTGAGTGGCTATTTTGATAGCGCACAAACGCATCAGAACGGAGTGTGTgaaaaagaggaggaagaggaggaggaggaagaagaagaggaggaggagcagcaggagcagTCTGTGGCGCATGAGTTGTCTGGGGGCGGGGAGCAGCCTGCGGCACCAG AGGGAATAGTTACTGAAGAATACACAGAGGCCATTGAAGTAGAAGCCACAGAG TTTGTAAACAGACAGTTCATTCCAGAAACCACATACAGCAGCACTGGCATCGACCAAGTAGAGGAGTGGACAGCAGAGGTCCAG gtggTCAATGTCCTCCAGcaccagcctcctccccagatgACCCCTGAGCCTCACACTGTGAACCCAGTCTCCCACACGCCTGACCCTGTGGTCCGGAAGCAGGTCGTACAGGACCTCATGGCCCAGATGCAGGGGACCTATAACTTCATGCAG GACTCCATGTTGGAGTTTGATGGCCATGCCCTGGACCCAGCCATCGTGTTGGCGCAGCCCATGAAGCCTGCACAGAGCGTGGACCTGCAGCAGATGG TTCATTCAGAATCCAGACTTGCTCAACCAAGCTCAGTTCCTGAATCTACACAA gTCCTCATGGTCTCCCCCACACCTGATGCCTACTCCTCCACAGCGCCTCTCTACCAGCCCTCCCACACAGCAGAGCCCCGGCCACAGACCGACGGCATCGACCACATCCAG GCCTCGATGTCCCTGTCGTCTGAGCAGTCCCCCGCCCCGTCCTCCTTGCCCTCTGCCTTCCCGCCCGTCTCCACCCCCCACAGCGGCGGCATCAATGTCAACGCAGCACCATTCCAGTCCATGCAAGCG GTGTTCAACCTGAATGCCCCCGTGCCCCCCACTAACGAAGCAGACGGTCTGAAGCAGTTCCCCAGTGGCTACGGCCAGGGCTTCAGTAGCCAGGCGGAGCACTCCGTGGAGGAGCCTGACATCCAGCAGGACACTCTACAGTCCG CTGTAGGAGGCTTCCACACCCAAGACCAAGTGATGTCGTCGGCAGCGGGCCACCAGGTGCAGGGGCCAGGCTTTGGGCGGCAAGGCCAGTCCTTCTATAACAGCAGGGGGGCCGTGTCTCGCGGAGGCCCCAGGAACCCCCGGGGCATGATCAATGGATACCGAGGATCCTCTAACGGTTTCAGAG GAGGATATGATGGCTATCGCCCTCCCTTCTCGAACACCCCAAACAATGGTTATGGGCAACAGGCCCAGTTCAGCACTGCACCCCGGGACTACTCCAACAGCACCTACCAACGG GAGGGATATCAGCCAGGCTACAAGCGGGGAGCAGCCCAGGGACCTCGGGGTTGCTCTCGAG GCCGGGGGGGACTGTTCAAGCCCAGCCGAGGGATGGTGACCCAACTGTCTGGACATCAAGCCAATTAG